One region of Natrinema salaciae genomic DNA includes:
- a CDS encoding type II toxin-antitoxin system HicB family antitoxin yields MASATRNDRTEGVEFVHEDDGSITAVDLESGVASFGDTKSEALAMLAEALELHEGGGEPVTDEDLEEWGLDPDASGDKELPEFMQ; encoded by the coding sequence ATGGCGAGTGCAACGCGCAACGACCGCACTGAGGGCGTCGAGTTCGTCCACGAGGACGACGGGAGTATCACCGCCGTCGACCTCGAGAGCGGTGTTGCATCGTTCGGAGATACCAAGTCCGAAGCGCTGGCGATGCTCGCGGAAGCCCTCGAGTTGCACGAGGGCGGTGGTGAGCCGGTCACCGACGAAGACCTCGAGGAGTGGGGACTCGATCCCGATGCGAGCGGTGACAAGGAGCTCCCCGAATTCATGCAGTAG
- a CDS encoding AAA family ATPase: MISDARALRPSHIPSDLYHRDAKIEQLADALRPIADGDIGQNVLIFGPSGTGKTTLARFVVRELERETLDFRWGYHNCIRVVESRGPPRDHA; encoded by the coding sequence ATGATCTCAGACGCTCGAGCCCTCAGACCCTCTCATATCCCGAGTGACCTCTATCATCGAGATGCGAAGATTGAACAGTTGGCTGACGCACTTCGGCCAATCGCAGACGGAGATATAGGTCAGAATGTGCTGATCTTCGGCCCGAGTGGGACGGGAAAGACCACACTTGCGAGGTTCGTTGTTCGCGAACTCGAGCGCGAGACACTCGATTTCCGCTGGGGATACCACAACTGTATCCGGGTCGTCGAAAGCCGAGGTCCTCCACGGGATCATGCGTGA
- a CDS encoding Cdc6/Cdc18 family protein, translated as MRDADLGANLKKLGSPTSAFVDRLRESDKRVVAIVDEVDVLEDDTTLQALIDIPNVTIVAITIDEDDLFAHLDSRVRSRLRSAETITLDRFTHTQLVDILQARIRAGLRPGTISTDAIDHIADVAAGDAREAIGILRSAAKAVSRNSDRSQITTSTVGEVRTAALEEIHLERVEDLGTHKRLLYDIIESAREVSGSQLHETYEQRAHNPKAKSTRRRYLANLEEKYGLIESNGNGKGKVYAVPDF; from the coding sequence ATGCGTGACGCGGACCTCGGTGCGAACCTCAAGAAGTTGGGCTCGCCGACGAGCGCGTTCGTCGATCGACTTCGCGAGAGCGACAAGCGCGTCGTCGCGATCGTCGACGAGGTCGACGTGCTCGAGGACGACACGACACTCCAGGCGCTCATCGACATTCCGAATGTGACGATCGTCGCGATCACCATCGACGAGGACGACCTTTTCGCACACCTTGATTCTCGCGTTCGGAGTCGACTCCGAAGCGCGGAGACGATCACACTTGACCGGTTTACGCACACGCAGTTGGTCGATATTCTGCAAGCTCGTATCCGTGCCGGACTACGGCCGGGAACGATCTCTACTGACGCAATCGACCACATTGCTGACGTTGCTGCAGGAGATGCTCGCGAGGCGATCGGCATCCTCCGTAGCGCCGCGAAGGCCGTCTCAAGGAACAGCGATCGCTCGCAGATCACGACCAGCACCGTCGGCGAAGTTCGCACCGCCGCTCTGGAAGAAATCCACCTCGAGCGCGTCGAAGATCTCGGGACGCACAAGCGGTTGCTCTACGATATCATCGAATCGGCGAGGGAAGTTTCCGGCTCGCAGTTGCACGAGACCTACGAACAGCGCGCGCACAATCCGAAGGCGAAGAGCACCCGCCGCCGGTACCTCGCGAACCTCGAGGAGAAGTACGGGCTGATCGAATCGAACGGAAACGGGAAAGGAAAAGTCTACGCCGTCCCCGACTTCTGA
- a CDS encoding type II toxin-antitoxin system HicA family toxin: MVRTTFSGQEIAKVLQDHGYRPVDRKGSHLKLRYDHPETDEVRIVTVPMHSEDKIPTGTMQSIANQCGAKDFHAWCEWIAENL; encoded by the coding sequence ATGGTTCGGACGACGTTTTCCGGACAGGAAATCGCGAAAGTCCTGCAGGATCACGGCTACAGACCGGTCGACCGAAAGGGGAGTCACCTGAAGCTTCGGTACGACCACCCCGAAACAGACGAGGTCCGGATCGTCACTGTGCCGATGCACTCGGAAGACAAGATCCCGACTGGAACGATGCAGTCGATCGCTAACCAGTGCGGCGCGAAGGACTTTCACGCCTGGTGCGAGTGGATCGCCGAGAACCTGTAG
- a CDS encoding matrixin family metalloprotease encodes MVIRWVDEIEHCGETTETEIAGCAPIITDSTTSSDRVIIRVETGHSDSATREIIKHEIGHTLGLEHDDEPQDVMAVEEHSTDS; translated from the coding sequence GTGGTAATCAGATGGGTTGACGAGATCGAGCACTGCGGCGAAACCACGGAGACGGAGATTGCTGGCTGCGCTCCGATCATCACTGATTCCACGACATCATCCGACCGGGTCATCATCCGAGTCGAAACCGGACATTCGGACTCGGCGACCAGAGAAATAATAAAACACGAAATTGGCCATACGCTCGGACTGGAACACGACGATGAGCCGCAGGACGTGATGGCCGTCGAGGAACACAGCACTGACAGCTAG